Proteins from one Arthrobacter sp. DNA4 genomic window:
- a CDS encoding zinc-ribbon domain-containing protein, protein MLLLFGFKTVHKALPGRTATCPHCGAFIHHLLEEQATRFTLFFIPVLTVSRKYRITCTNCGHVSSISARQKHALELRR, encoded by the coding sequence ATGCTTCTTCTCTTTGGGTTCAAGACCGTGCACAAGGCCCTGCCGGGACGGACCGCTACCTGCCCGCACTGCGGCGCCTTCATCCACCACCTCCTTGAGGAGCAGGCCACCAGGTTCACGCTGTTCTTCATCCCGGTGCTTACCGTGTCCCGGAAATACCGGATCACCTGCACCAACTGCGGCCACGTCTCGTCCATCAGCGCCCGCCAGAAGCATGCGCTGGAGCTGCGGCGGTAG